In the genome of Gloeotrichia echinulata CP02, one region contains:
- a CDS encoding BON domain-containing protein: MGWLERLFGQEKPEDAQVNPDATLVAENSSEGEITPPERVGLNGEYDQSGLAKRVALAFDVDSRFDEINSVYVAQLGGTVVLKGQVPNQDILDQLVEIAKEVNGATDVVTDEVTVG, translated from the coding sequence ATGGGTTGGTTAGAAAGACTTTTTGGACAAGAGAAACCTGAAGATGCTCAAGTTAACCCTGATGCAACTTTAGTGGCTGAAAACTCTTCAGAAGGAGAAATTACTCCTCCTGAACGGGTGGGACTAAATGGGGAATATGATCAAAGTGGTCTAGCAAAAAGAGTCGCCCTTGCTTTTGACGTTGACTCGCGTTTCGATGAGATTAATTCTGTCTATGTTGCTCAGTTGGGAGGTACAGTTGTTTTAAAAGGGCAAGTCCCCAATCAAGATATTCTGGATCAATTGGTTGAGATTGCTAAAGAGGTTAACGGTGCTACGGATGTTGTGACAGATGAAGTTACCGTTGGCTAG
- the gatC gene encoding Asp-tRNA(Asn)/Glu-tRNA(Gln) amidotransferase subunit GatC — MIDREQVRKVALLARLELSPEEEEQFTTQLGSILDYIEQLSELNVSDVPPTTRAIDVSNVTREDNLQPYPDREAILNSAPEQEGEFFKVPKILNAE; from the coding sequence ATGATTGATCGTGAACAAGTCCGCAAAGTAGCTCTTCTCGCTCGTTTAGAATTGTCACCAGAAGAAGAGGAGCAATTTACCACCCAGCTAGGAAGTATTCTAGATTATATCGAGCAGCTGAGTGAACTAAATGTTAGCGATGTGCCCCCAACAACACGCGCAATTGATGTTAGCAATGTGACGCGAGAGGATAATTTACAACCCTATCCTGACAGAGAAGCCATCCTCAACAGTGCGCCTGAACAGGAAGGCGAATTTTTCAAAGTACCAAAAATCCTCAATGCTGAGTAG
- a CDS encoding photosystem I assembly protein Ycf3 — protein MPRTQKNDNFIDKSFTVMADIILKILPTNKKAKEAFVYYRDGMSAQAEGEYAEALDYYEEALTLEEDSNDRGYIFYNMGLIYASNGDHEKALELYHQALELNPRLPQALNNIAVIYHYKGEKAKEAGDHDGGEALFDQAADYWVRAIRMAPNNYIEAQNWLKTTGRVQIDVFF, from the coding sequence ATGCCAAGAACACAGAAAAACGATAACTTTATTGACAAATCTTTTACAGTCATGGCAGATATCATATTGAAGATACTGCCAACCAACAAAAAAGCCAAGGAAGCCTTTGTTTATTACCGAGATGGTATGTCCGCACAAGCGGAAGGTGAATATGCCGAAGCGTTAGACTATTACGAAGAAGCCCTCACACTAGAGGAAGACTCCAATGATCGCGGCTATATTTTCTACAATATGGGGCTGATCTATGCCAGCAACGGAGACCACGAAAAGGCTTTAGAATTGTATCACCAAGCACTTGAGTTGAATCCACGTCTACCCCAAGCCTTAAACAACATCGCCGTGATTTATCATTACAAAGGCGAAAAAGCTAAAGAAGCCGGCGATCACGACGGTGGTGAGGCGCTATTTGATCAAGCAGCAGATTATTGGGTCAGAGCAATTCGTATGGCACCCAATAACTACATCGAAGCCCAAAACTGGCTGAAAACCACTGGGCGAGTCCAAATTGACGTATTCTTTTAG
- a CDS encoding glutathione S-transferase family protein has protein sequence METLRLYDFLPSGNGYKLRLLLTQLGMPFERVEVNITQGETRTPEFLSKNPNGKIPVLEIEPGKYLAESNAILVFLSEGTEFLPYERFLRAQVLQWLFFEQYSHEPFIGTSRYWISILGKAEEYEESIKQKRESGYGALRVMEQHLSSRKFFVAERYTIADIALFAYTHVADEGGFDLRQFPDIQAWIERVKAQPAYISITQDV, from the coding sequence ATGGAAACGCTACGTCTGTACGATTTTTTACCTTCAGGAAATGGCTATAAGTTACGTCTGTTATTGACACAACTGGGTATGCCATTTGAGAGAGTAGAGGTTAACATTACCCAAGGCGAGACCCGAACACCAGAATTTTTAAGTAAAAACCCTAACGGTAAGATTCCCGTTTTGGAAATTGAACCAGGGAAATACTTAGCAGAGTCAAATGCGATATTAGTGTTTCTGAGTGAAGGTACAGAATTCCTGCCATATGAACGCTTTTTACGCGCACAAGTGCTGCAATGGCTATTTTTTGAACAGTATAGCCATGAACCTTTTATTGGGACATCCAGATATTGGATATCTATTTTAGGTAAGGCTGAGGAATATGAAGAATCCATCAAGCAAAAACGGGAATCAGGCTATGGAGCACTTAGGGTGATGGAACAACATTTATCATCGCGCAAATTTTTTGTAGCCGAGCGTTATACTATTGCTGATATAGCCTTATTTGCCTACACTCATGTAGCTGATGAAGGTGGGTTTGATTTGAGACAATTTCCCGATATCCAAGCTTGGATAGA